The genomic stretch GGGGAGCGATGGAGGAGCGCGTTCAGCCGCGAGCGCACGATGCGGCGCTCGCGCCGCAGCACCACCACCTGGTGGTCGAGCATGGCCAGCTCCATCTCGGCTTGAAGCGCGTCCTCGCGCCCCACGATGCCGGCCGCATACTTCTGGAGGGCCACGGACCGGAACTGGTCGAGGAGGCTCTTCAGCTCCGCGTTCACCTCGAGGCCCCGCTCGGCCAGGTAGTACTCGTAGTAGAGCCGCCGCGCGTCGCGGAGAAGGTCGAGGCGCGTCTCCCGGAGCTCCTCGCCCACCGCCCTCGCCTCCGCGCGGGCCGCCCGTCCCTCGAGGCCGCGCTCGCCGAAGACCGGGAAGTTCTGACGGAAGTCGACCACATATCCGGGCGCCATGAACTCGTCATTGCCCAGCACCCGGGGCGCGACCATCACGTCGACCATCGGGTTCATGAGCGCACCCGCGCGGTCCGCGCGCGCTTCCGCCTCGCGCCGGGCCGCGGCCATGGCCGCGAGGGACGGGTTCCGCTGCAGGACGGCGCGTTCGAGCAGGTCGGGGGTCATGGCCGGCGCGGCGAGCAGGGAATCGAGCGACGAGGCGCGCGCGCCGGAGGCGCCCGCGGACGCCTCTTGCGCCGCCGCCGACGAAGCCGCGCCTGTCGCGAGAGCGAGCGCGAGCGCGAGCCGCGCGGCCGCGGGCCGTCCAAAGCGGGAAGCGTTCATGGAGCCATACCTCCGGTGTGGCGATGTGCGAGCCGCGTGCGCGGCGTGAAACGGAACGGGTCACCGGACGCGCTTGCCGGAAGACCTCTCCGTCAGGCGAGGGTCGAGGCTACCGGGAGGTGTGGATCAGTTCCGGAGGATGGTGGTGCGAGTCGTCGAGGCGAGGAGCGTCACGCCGGGCGCAGCGGACCACGCGATCGCGCGCACGAAACCGTCCGGCGTCGCGGACGCGAGGAGCGGCACCGGGGCCGCGAGGAGATCCTGAGGAGCCGGCGCGAGCCGGCGCGTCGAGAGGACGACCGGAGTCGCATCGGCAGCCGCTCCCTGGGTCATGTGGCAGCAGCCGCGCGACCGAAGGAGCCCGTGTTCCGCCGACGGGGTCGTCTCGTCGCAGCCCTTGCAGGAGACCTGGGCGCCGCGCGCCTCGGCCTTCATCGGGCAGAGCATCGCTCCCGCGCGCGCGGGGAGCGCCTGCGCGAGGAGGAGCGCCGCGAGGAGGACGATCGAGATCGGGCGTTTCCGGTTCATGTCACTCCGAGGTACGAGCCTGTTCCCGCATGGTGACCGTTACTCTGACGGTATGCCCGTACGGGCCGTCACGCAACGGTTCCTTCGTAGTATCGGCACGCGCGGCCGGATTCTGACCATCCGGCGCCCGCGGCAGAGCAAGCGTGACAGCGCGAGACATCCCATTTCATTTCAACAACTTCGAAAGCCGGCGATCCTTCAGCGGGACGCCTCCGGTCTGGCACCCGGGACAGTAGAACGTGTCGCGGTCCGCGTAGGAGATCCACGCGATCGGCGTTCCGCAGCGGGGGCAGGGCTCGCCTTTGTGGTCATGAACCGTGTAGTGCCCGACCGGTTCCTTCTGGGGGAGCGAGCCCGCCGCGCTCTCCCGAAGGAGCGCGAGCTGCCGCTCGATCACCTCGCCCACCGCGGCGTGCAGGCGCCCGAGATCCTCGTCGTCCACATGATCGGTGCGCTGGAGCGGCGACAGTCGCGCCTCGTACAGGATCTCGTCCGCGAGGCCGTTCCCGATTCCGGAGATCGCGGACGGATCGACGAGGAAGCTCTTGAGCTGCCGTGGCGCCGCGCGCGCCGCGTCGCGAAAGCGCTCGAGCGTCAGCTCGCCGCGCAGCGGGTCGGGACCGAGCCGCGTCAGCTCCTCGACCTGATCGAGGTCGTCCGCGAGGATGAGCCGCGCCTTCTTCTCCGTGCCGTGCTCCACGAGACGCAGCTCGCTCCCATCGTCGAAACGGAAGCGCGCGGAGACGTTCTTGGCGAGCGCGCGGGCGCGAGCCTGGGAGCCGGACGCGGGACTCGCAGCGGAGGGCTGCCTGGCGCGACCCACCTGGAGCCTCCCCAGCCGCATCAGGTGGATCACGATGGCGCGGCGGGACTCCGTCTCGAAGACGAGGTACTTCCCCACCCGTGAGGGAAGGCTCAGGTACTCGCCCTCGAAGCTCTCCGGCGCCGGTACGGCCTGGCGCAGGAGCGCCGGCTGCCGAATGTCGATGCCCTCGATCCTGCGCCCGGAGACGTGCGCCGCGAGGTTCTCGGCGAGAACCTCGAGGAACGGAAGCTCCGGCACGCTACTCGAGGCGCGAGGCGACGAGCAGCCGCGTGTGGAACGGCGCGCCGAGCGGGCGCCCCGACCGCACGCCGAATCCCTCCTGCGCGAGCCAGCCCGACACGCGCTCGATGCTCCACGCGCGCCCTTCGTCGAAGAGCACGTAGAAGAAGAGCGACGCGAGCGCGAGCGGAGGCTCCGGCACGGAGCCGCCGTCTCCCATGGAGCCGTGCACGAGCAGCGTCCCTCCCGGACGGAGCGCCTCGCGGCAGCGGCGCAGGATCTCGACCGCGTTCTCCTCGCTCTCGGTCTGGAGCAC from Candidatus Eisenbacteria bacterium encodes the following:
- a CDS encoding TolC family protein is translated as MNASRFGRPAAARLALALALATGAASSAAAQEASAGASGARASSLDSLLAAPAMTPDLLERAVLQRNPSLAAMAAARREAEARADRAGALMNPMVDVMVAPRVLGNDEFMAPGYVVDFRQNFPVFGERGLEGRAARAEARAVGEELRETRLDLLRDARRLYYEYYLAERGLEVNAELKSLLDQFRSVALQKYAAGIVGREDALQAEMELAMLDHQVVVLRRERRIVRSRLNALLHRSP
- a CDS encoding DNA-formamidopyrimidine glycosylase family protein, with product MPELPFLEVLAENLAAHVSGRRIEGIDIRQPALLRQAVPAPESFEGEYLSLPSRVGKYLVFETESRRAIVIHLMRLGRLQVGRARQPSAASPASGSQARARALAKNVSARFRFDDGSELRLVEHGTEKKARLILADDLDQVEELTRLGPDPLRGELTLERFRDAARAAPRQLKSFLVDPSAISGIGNGLADEILYEARLSPLQRTDHVDDEDLGRLHAAVGEVIERQLALLRESAAGSLPQKEPVGHYTVHDHKGEPCPRCGTPIAWISYADRDTFYCPGCQTGGVPLKDRRLSKLLK